From a region of the Terriglobales bacterium genome:
- a CDS encoding response regulator, with translation MSHPVRVLVVDDSALMRKLIPQILERDGSIRVVGTAMDGSFVSRKIEELRPDVITLDLEMPRMDGMETLREIMRTYRLPVIVVSAHSTQGASATFKALSMGAFDFVAKPRDAASCRMDEIGSELVSKIKAAAHTKLPAVQAGFLAEAVRVRKPLVKHRGTASRIVAIGISTGGPNALQYLLAQLPGDFPGA, from the coding sequence ATGAGCCACCCGGTGCGCGTTCTCGTGGTTGACGATTCCGCCCTCATGCGGAAACTTATCCCGCAGATCCTGGAGCGGGATGGTTCCATCCGCGTGGTGGGCACGGCCATGGACGGCTCCTTCGTCTCCCGCAAGATCGAAGAGCTCCGCCCCGACGTCATCACCCTCGATCTCGAGATGCCCCGCATGGACGGCATGGAAACCTTGCGCGAGATCATGCGCACTTATCGGCTGCCGGTGATCGTGGTCAGCGCCCACAGCACTCAGGGCGCCTCTGCCACTTTCAAGGCACTGTCGATGGGGGCCTTCGACTTCGTGGCCAAACCGCGCGACGCCGCCTCTTGCCGTATGGATGAGATCGGCAGCGAACTCGTCTCCAAGATCAAGGCGGCGGCCCACACCAAACTGCCGGCGGTGCAGGCGGGCTTTCTTGCCGAGGCTGTCCGTGTGCGTAAGCCTCTGGTGAAGCACCGGGGCACGGCCAGCCGGATCGTCGCCATCGGCATCTCCACCGGCGGGCCCAACGCCCTCCAGTATCTCCTGGCGCAACTGCCCGGTGACTTCCCCGGCGC